In one Cottoperca gobio chromosome 12, fCotGob3.1, whole genome shotgun sequence genomic region, the following are encoded:
- the LOC115016630 gene encoding protein FAM102A-like isoform X3, with protein MVGTLPLCHPGAQRWKGLLKGFADLNIAEFAGSGSTVRCCILEGYDTKNTRQDNSILKVTIGMTLLSGDPCFKTPPNTAKSISIGDEDPTLQLDCKGESTDSTVQPPGGIMEGPCAFKPRQSSVRSSGLPEEGECVSSPDEVFYTGHFRSSSYASQHSKISGQRASSCCNQGYSTAHSRCSSLTDLSHHRNASSSSSVSTGIALPAYLPPSTPTELQRQATPTKPERPPLPSAAALMSNRSSRRKKDTVERQPSCVDDTRIDADDIVEKIVQSQNFSDSSNKEDSNLRLFVSKDGTTALSGTQLANRGTPGVFEPVVIETH; from the exons GAGCTCAAAGGTGGAAAGGCCTTCTCAAAG GTTTTGCCGATCTCAACATTGCAGAGTTTGCTGGTTCAGGCTCCACAGTTCGCTGCTGCATCCTGGAGGGTTATGACACCAAAAACACTCGACAGGACAACTCTATCCtcaag GTAACAATTGGAATGACTCTTCTGTCTGGGGATCCCTGCTTTAAAAC ACCTCCCAACACTGCCAAATCTATCTCTATTGGGGACGAGGACCCCACCCTGCAGCTGGACTGTAAGGGGGAGAGCACTGATTCCACAGTGCAGCCACCAGGAGGCATCATGGAGGGTCCTTGTGCCTTCAAACCCAGACAGTCGTCAGTACGTAGCTCAG GGCTTCCTGAGGAGGGAGAATGTGTGTCCAGCCCAGATGAGGTCTTTTACACTGGTCATTTCCGCAGCTCCAGCTATGCCAGCCAGCACAGCAAGATCTCAGGTCAGAGAGCTTCCTCATGCTGCAACCAAG gCTACAGCACAGCTCACTCTCGATGCTCCAGCCTGACAGACCTCAGTCACCATAGGAAtgcctcctccagcagcagtgTTTCCACTGGGATCGCCCTGCCCGCCTATCTACCTCCCTCCACCCCCACTGAGCTGCAGCGACAAGCAACTCCCACCAAGCCAGAGAGgcctcctctcccctctgcaGCAGCCCTCATGTCCAACAGATCCTCCAG GAGAAAGAAGGACACGGTGGAGAGGCAGCCCAGCTGTGTGGACGACACCCGCATTGATGCAGATGACATTGTGGAGAAGATTGTCCAGAGTCAGAACTTTTCTGACAGCAGCAACAAGGAAG ACAGCAACTTGAGACTGTTTGTCAGCAAAGATGGGACCACTGCCCTCAGCGGGACACAGCTCGCCAACAG AGGAACTCCTGGTGTTTTTGAGCCGGTGGTCATCGAGACTCACTGA
- the dpm2 gene encoding dolichol phosphate-mannose biosynthesis regulatory protein, which produces MATGVDQAVGMSLVVFSLLLFTYYSVWVIILPFVDSDHILHMYFLPREYSVILPGIAAVILLLCIGAFTAVIMWKNRKPKKVD; this is translated from the exons ATG GCTACAGGAGTGGATCAAGCAGTTGGcatgagtcttgttgtcttcagcCTCCTGCTGTTTACATACTACTCTGTCTGGGTCATCATCCTG CCTTTCGTGGACAGTGATCACATACTGCACATGTATTTTCTTCCCCGGGAATACTCAGTCATTCTGCCTGGCATTGCAGCAGTAATACTGCTTCTCTGTATAG GGGCCTTCACTGCAGTTATCATGTGGAAGAATCGTAAGCCAAAGAAAGTGGACTAA